A genome region from Pseudomonas pergaminensis includes the following:
- the kynA gene encoding tryptophan 2,3-dioxygenase codes for MSQCPFSADYQPPEEWHNAELNFSESMSYGDYLDLGKVLSAQHPLSPDHNEMLFIIQHQTSELWMKLMLHELKAAREHVRLGELPPAFKMLARVSRIFDQLVHAWAVLATMTPSEYKAIRPFLGQSSGFQSFQYREIEFILGNKSAALLRPHAHRPELLNELKVAIATPSLYDEAINLMIKAGLAIDPKRAERDPTAATVHDESVEAAWREVYREPNRYWDLYQLAEKFIDLEDSFRQWRFRHVTTVERIIGFQPGTGGTEGVGYLRKMLDTVLFPELWRVRSTL; via the coding sequence ATGAGCCAATGTCCCTTCTCTGCCGATTACCAACCCCCGGAAGAATGGCATAACGCCGAGCTGAATTTTTCCGAGTCCATGAGCTATGGCGATTACCTGGACCTGGGCAAAGTCCTCAGCGCCCAGCACCCGCTGTCGCCGGACCACAACGAAATGCTGTTCATCATCCAGCATCAGACCTCCGAGTTGTGGATGAAACTGATGCTTCACGAACTCAAGGCCGCCCGTGAACACGTGCGCCTGGGCGAGCTGCCACCAGCGTTCAAGATGCTGGCGCGGGTGTCGCGGATCTTCGATCAGCTGGTGCACGCCTGGGCCGTGCTGGCGACAATGACGCCGTCGGAATACAAAGCGATCCGCCCGTTCCTGGGGCAGTCGTCGGGGTTCCAGTCGTTCCAGTATCGCGAGATCGAATTTATTCTCGGCAATAAAAGCGCGGCGCTGTTGCGGCCTCACGCCCATCGGCCGGAGCTGTTGAACGAGCTGAAAGTGGCGATTGCCACGCCGTCGCTGTACGACGAAGCGATCAACCTGATGATCAAGGCCGGCCTGGCGATTGACCCGAAACGTGCCGAGCGCGACCCGACGGCGGCGACGGTTCACGATGAGTCCGTGGAGGCGGCATGGCGTGAGGTATACCGCGAGCCGAACCGCTACTGGGACCTGTATCAGTTGGCCGAGAAGTTTATCGACCTGGAAGACTCGTTCCGCCAATGGCGCTTCCGCCATGTGACGACGGTAGAGCGGATCATCGGCTTCCAGCCCGGTACGGGCGGCACGGAAGGCGTGGGGTATTTGCGCAAGATGCTCGACACCGTGCTGTTCCCAGAGCTCTGGCGAGTACGTTCCACGCTCTAA
- the kynB gene encoding arylformamidase, whose amino-acid sequence MNPIKTWWDISPPLSTATPTWPGDTPFQEERVWQFGPECPVNVGRITLSPHTGAHVDAPLHYSADGAPIGEVSLDVYMGPCRVLHCLDSGALVQPHQLQGRVDNLPERVLLRTYPQAPLTEWDSNFTAIAPQTIALLASLGVRLIGIDTPSLDPQQSKTMDAHNAVARHGMAILEGIVLDDVPEGDYELIALPLRFANLDASPVRAILRPLKEPTR is encoded by the coding sequence ATGAACCCAATAAAAACGTGGTGGGATATCAGCCCGCCCTTGAGTACGGCGACCCCGACCTGGCCGGGGGATACGCCGTTCCAGGAAGAGCGCGTGTGGCAGTTTGGCCCGGAGTGTCCGGTGAATGTCGGGCGTATCACCTTGTCGCCGCACACTGGCGCCCATGTGGATGCACCGCTGCATTACAGCGCAGACGGCGCACCCATCGGCGAGGTGTCGCTGGACGTGTACATGGGCCCGTGCCGGGTGTTGCATTGCCTGGACAGCGGCGCGCTGGTGCAGCCGCATCAGTTGCAAGGCCGTGTGGATAACCTGCCCGAGCGTGTGTTGCTGCGCACTTATCCACAAGCGCCGCTGACTGAATGGGATTCGAATTTCACCGCCATCGCCCCGCAAACCATCGCGCTGCTGGCCAGCCTGGGCGTGCGTTTGATCGGGATCGATACGCCCTCGCTGGATCCGCAACAGTCCAAGACCATGGATGCCCACAACGCCGTGGCGCGCCACGGCATGGCGATTCTCGAAGGCATCGTGCTCGATGACGTACCGGAAGGCGACTATGAACTGATTGCTCTGCCGCTGCGTTTTGCCAACCTGGACGCGAGCCCGGTCCGCGCCATTCTCCGTCCGCTCAAGGAGCCCACGCGATGA
- a CDS encoding cupin domain-containing protein, which yields MSKPITVLRDTHPLPVLDACKWEKLEGDPHTVNLNAYTSEDGSKIMGTWICTPGKWYVDYVKWEYCHFQEGYCIITPEGLEPIHLRAGDIFVVEPGMKGTWEVVETVRKYFVFA from the coding sequence ATGTCCAAGCCCATCACCGTACTGCGCGACACCCACCCCCTGCCGGTCCTGGACGCGTGCAAATGGGAAAAACTCGAAGGCGACCCGCACACAGTCAACCTCAACGCCTACACTAGCGAAGACGGCAGCAAGATCATGGGCACCTGGATCTGCACCCCGGGCAAGTGGTACGTGGACTACGTGAAATGGGAATACTGCCACTTCCAGGAAGGCTACTGCATCATCACCCCGGAAGGCCTGGAGCCGATTCACTTGCGAGCAGGGGATATCTTCGTGGTGGAACCGGGGATGAAGGGGACGTGGGAAGTGGTCGAGACAGTGCGTAAGTATTTTGTGTTTGCTTGA
- the mmsB gene encoding 3-hydroxyisobutyrate dehydrogenase, producing the protein MKIAFIGLGNMGAPMARNLIKAGHALNLFDLNQTVLKELAELGGTVSDSPRDAAKDAELVITMLPAAAHVRSVWLNEDGVLAGIGKGVPAVDCSTIDPQTIRDVATAAAKQGVTVADAPVSGGTGGAASGTLTFMVGATPELFATLHPVLAQMGRNIVHCGEVGTGQIAKICNNLLLGISMVGVSEAMALGDALGIDTQVLAGIINSSTGRCWSSDTYNPWPGVIETAPSSRGYTGGFGADLMLKDLGLATEAARQAKQPVILGAVAQQLYQSMSQRGEGGKDFSAIINSYRKHK; encoded by the coding sequence ATGAAGATTGCATTTATCGGCTTGGGCAACATGGGTGCACCCATGGCCCGCAACCTGATCAAGGCCGGCCATGCGCTGAACCTGTTCGACTTGAACCAGACAGTACTCAAGGAACTGGCCGAACTGGGTGGCACTGTCAGCGATTCACCACGCGATGCGGCAAAAGACGCTGAGCTGGTGATTACCATGCTGCCGGCGGCGGCGCATGTGCGCAGCGTGTGGCTGAATGAAGACGGGGTTTTGGCTGGCATCGGCAAAGGCGTACCAGCGGTGGATTGCAGCACCATCGACCCGCAGACCATCCGCGACGTAGCGACTGCGGCGGCCAAGCAAGGCGTAACCGTAGCCGACGCCCCGGTCTCCGGCGGCACCGGCGGCGCCGCATCAGGGACGCTGACCTTCATGGTCGGCGCCACCCCGGAACTGTTCGCCACCCTGCACCCGGTGCTGGCACAGATGGGCCGCAACATCGTGCACTGCGGTGAAGTGGGCACCGGGCAAATCGCCAAGATCTGCAACAACCTGCTGTTGGGGATCAGCATGGTCGGCGTCAGTGAGGCCATGGCCTTGGGCGACGCGCTGGGCATCGACACCCAGGTGCTGGCTGGCATCATCAACAGCTCCACCGGGCGCTGCTGGAGTTCCGATACCTACAACCCATGGCCGGGGGTGATCGAAACCGCACCGTCGTCGCGTGGCTACACCGGCGGTTTCGGCGCCGACCTGATGCTCAAGGACCTGGGCCTGGCTACTGAGGCTGCACGTCAGGCCAAGCAACCCGTGATTCTGGGCGCTGTGGCCCAGCAGTTGTACCAATCGATGAGCCAGCGTGGGGAAGGGGGCAAGGACTTCTCGGCGATCATCAATAGCTATCGCAAGCACAAGTAG
- a CDS encoding CoA-acylating methylmalonate-semialdehyde dehydrogenase: MNASADISVQQVKLLINGEWVESKTTEWQDIVNPATQEVLAKVPFATADEVNAAIDAAHRAFQTWKLTPIGARMRIMLKLQALIREHSKRIAVVLSNEQGKTIADAEGDIFRGLEVVEHACSIGTLQMGEFAENVAGGVDTYTLRQPIGVCAGITPFNFPAMIPLWMFPMAIACGNTFVLKPSEQDPLSTMLLVELALEAGVPAGVLNVVHGGKDVVDALCTHKDIKAVSFVGSTAVGTHVYDLAGKHGKRVQSMMGAKNHAVVLPDANREHTLNALVGAGFGAAGQRCMATSVVVLVGASKQWLPDLKALAQKLKVNAGSEAGTDVGPVISKRAKARILELIESGVKEGAKLELDGRDIKVPGFEQGNFVGPTLFSGVTTDMQIYTQEIFGPVLVVLEVATLDEAIALVNANPFGNGTGLFTQSGAAARKFQSEIDVGQVGINIPIPVPVPFFSFTGSRGSKLGDLGPYGKQVVQFYTQTKTVTSRWFDDDTVNDGVNTTINLR; the protein is encoded by the coding sequence ATGAACGCATCTGCCGATATTTCCGTGCAACAGGTCAAGTTGCTGATCAACGGCGAGTGGGTCGAGTCCAAGACCACAGAGTGGCAAGACATCGTCAACCCGGCCACCCAAGAGGTGCTGGCCAAAGTCCCGTTCGCCACGGCCGATGAGGTCAACGCTGCTATCGATGCCGCCCATCGCGCCTTCCAGACCTGGAAGCTGACGCCGATCGGTGCGCGCATGCGCATCATGCTCAAGCTGCAGGCCTTGATCCGCGAACATTCCAAGCGCATCGCCGTGGTCCTCAGCAACGAGCAGGGCAAGACCATTGCCGATGCCGAGGGCGATATTTTCCGTGGCCTGGAAGTGGTGGAACACGCCTGTTCCATCGGCACCCTGCAAATGGGCGAATTCGCTGAGAACGTCGCCGGTGGTGTCGACACCTACACCCTGCGCCAACCCATCGGCGTGTGCGCCGGTATCACCCCGTTCAACTTCCCGGCGATGATCCCGCTGTGGATGTTCCCGATGGCCATCGCCTGCGGTAACACCTTCGTTCTCAAACCGTCCGAGCAGGACCCGCTGTCAACGATGCTGCTGGTGGAGCTGGCGCTGGAAGCTGGCGTGCCGGCTGGCGTGCTCAACGTGGTGCACGGCGGCAAGGACGTGGTGGATGCGCTGTGCACCCACAAAGATATCAAGGCCGTGTCCTTCGTGGGCTCGACCGCCGTGGGCACTCACGTCTACGACTTGGCCGGCAAACACGGCAAGCGCGTGCAGTCGATGATGGGCGCCAAGAACCACGCGGTGGTGCTGCCGGATGCCAACCGCGAACACACCCTCAATGCCCTGGTCGGTGCCGGTTTTGGCGCGGCGGGCCAACGTTGCATGGCCACCTCGGTGGTGGTGCTGGTGGGCGCGTCCAAACAATGGCTGCCGGACCTGAAAGCGCTGGCGCAAAAGCTCAAGGTCAACGCGGGCAGTGAAGCGGGCACTGATGTCGGCCCGGTGATTTCCAAGCGTGCCAAGGCACGTATCCTGGAACTCATCGAGAGCGGCGTGAAAGAAGGCGCCAAGCTGGAACTGGACGGCCGCGACATCAAGGTGCCGGGCTTCGAGCAAGGCAACTTTGTCGGCCCGACCCTGTTCTCGGGCGTGACCACCGATATGCAGATCTACACCCAGGAAATCTTCGGCCCGGTGCTGGTGGTGCTGGAAGTGGCGACCCTCGACGAGGCCATCGCCCTGGTCAACGCCAACCCGTTCGGCAACGGCACTGGCCTGTTCACCCAGAGCGGTGCGGCGGCACGCAAGTTCCAGAGCGAGATCGATGTAGGCCAGGTCGGCATCAACATTCCTATTCCGGTGCCGGTCCCTTTCTTCAGCTTCACCGGCTCGCGCGGTTCCAAGCTCGGCGACCTCGGCCCGTACGGCAAGCAAGTGGTGCAGTTCTACACCCAGACCAAAACCGTCACCAGCCGCTGGTTCGATGACGACACGGTCAACGATGGCGTCAACACCACCATCAACCTGCGCTGA
- a CDS encoding LysR family transcriptional regulator yields MQKNITSLGSLNWDDLKFFLEVARTRKASVAAKRLAVDYTTVSRRISSLEVSLGTLLFEKSRTNGFVLTTEGQRLLGYAESIESTLHMACEQVSGSGVALSGHVRMGCTEGFGSFFVTPQLSHFVDTYPAISVDILPLPHFISLSKREADIVIALERPEHGPYVCCKLCDYKLQLYATQEYLDQHPPIRKPADLAEHPFISYVDDLAFSSELLYLANVVPGASASLRSTSVIAQYVAAQQGRSMAILPCFLAAQDPRLLPVLGEQISITRQFWMYCREDLRKLKRITLLWDYIREVTEQNQGLLMGETREIRFAD; encoded by the coding sequence ATGCAAAAAAACATCACGTCGCTGGGCTCCCTGAACTGGGATGACCTGAAGTTTTTCCTCGAAGTGGCCCGCACCCGCAAGGCCAGCGTGGCCGCCAAGCGCCTGGCGGTGGACTACACCACCGTGTCGCGGCGCATCAGTTCACTGGAAGTGTCACTCGGCACCCTGCTGTTCGAAAAATCCCGGACCAACGGTTTCGTGCTCACCACCGAGGGCCAGCGTCTGCTGGGCTATGCCGAGTCCATCGAAAGCACCCTGCACATGGCCTGCGAGCAAGTTTCCGGCTCCGGCGTTGCGCTGTCGGGCCATGTGCGCATGGGCTGCACCGAAGGGTTCGGGAGCTTCTTCGTCACCCCGCAGTTGAGCCACTTCGTCGACACCTACCCGGCCATCTCGGTGGACATCCTGCCCCTGCCCCACTTCATCAGCCTGTCCAAGCGCGAAGCCGACATCGTCATCGCCCTGGAACGGCCGGAACATGGGCCGTATGTGTGCTGCAAACTGTGCGACTACAAATTGCAGCTGTACGCGACCCAGGAATACCTGGACCAACACCCGCCCATCCGCAAACCTGCGGATTTGGCCGAGCATCCGTTTATCAGCTATGTAGATGACTTGGCGTTCAGCTCGGAGCTGCTGTACCTGGCAAACGTGGTGCCCGGCGCCAGCGCCAGCCTGCGCAGTACCAGTGTGATCGCGCAGTACGTGGCGGCGCAGCAAGGACGGTCGATGGCGATATTGCCGTGTTTTTTGGCGGCGCAGGATCCACGGTTGTTACCGGTGTTGGGGGAGCAGATTTCCATCACTCGCCAGTTCTGGATGTATTGCCGGGAGGACCTGAGGAAGTTGAAGCGGATTACGTTGTTGTGGGACTACATCAGGGAGGTGACGGAGCAGAATCAGGGGCTGTTGATGGGGGAGACCAGGGAGATCAGGTTCGCGGATTAA
- a CDS encoding OmpA family protein: protein MFSTVRFMFIPLLVALLALGGCQTPPPKGLTPAQVAVLKQQGFELTDEGWAFGLSGKVLFGSDVETLNPPSTEIVQRIGKALLGVGIERVRIDGHTDASGKEAYNQQLSLRRAKSVATVLTGVGMKEENIQLRGLGSSEPVAPNTTVEGRTENRRVSIVVIAD from the coding sequence TTGTTCTCGACCGTGCGTTTCATGTTTATCCCCCTGCTGGTGGCACTGCTCGCCCTCGGCGGCTGCCAGACGCCACCCCCCAAAGGCCTTACCCCGGCGCAAGTGGCCGTCCTCAAGCAACAAGGCTTTGAACTGACCGACGAAGGCTGGGCATTCGGCCTGTCCGGCAAAGTGCTGTTCGGCAGCGACGTCGAGACGCTCAACCCACCCAGCACCGAGATCGTCCAGCGCATAGGCAAGGCCCTGCTGGGCGTCGGCATCGAACGCGTCCGCATCGACGGCCACACCGATGCGTCGGGCAAGGAAGCCTACAACCAGCAACTGTCCCTGCGCCGCGCAAAAAGTGTGGCGACGGTGTTGACCGGTGTGGGCATGAAGGAAGAGAACATCCAGCTGCGCGGGCTGGGCAGCAGCGAGCCGGTGGCGCCGAATACCACGGTGGAGGGGCGCACGGAGAATAGGCGGGTGTCGATTGTGGTGATTGCGGACTGA
- a CDS encoding diguanylate cyclase domain-containing protein, which produces MKVDKVRPTLRSVIGRGHLILALVAVILASVSLTLLGVLALRVYAEHNLHLIARSINYTVEAAVVFNDSAAATEALSLIASTEEVAQAEVFDANGKLLAQWIRPDTGMLSRVELELAHTLLEQPISQPILHQGRAIGSTHLTGHGGSLLRFLLSGLAGILICTALSAWIALHLARRLLRGITGPLQSLAAVAHAARSERDFDRRVPPAKIAELDSLGSDFNALLGEMEAWQNHLQSENESLAHQANHDSLTGLPNRAFFEGRLIRALRSAAKAKEQVAVLYLDSDRFKEINDSFGHAAGDAVLVAVAERVRAQLREDDLVARLGGDEFAILLAPLHKVEDAHRIADKIIASMDQPIPVPGNTQVLTSLSIGIAIYPDHGATPGTLLNAADAAMYQAKRLSSGGQQTAESEPSAANVHHRS; this is translated from the coding sequence ATGAAGGTCGATAAAGTGCGACCGACATTGCGCTCGGTCATCGGCCGAGGGCACCTGATCCTGGCGCTGGTGGCCGTGATCCTGGCGAGCGTCTCGCTGACCTTGCTGGGGGTGTTGGCGCTGCGGGTGTATGCCGAACACAACCTGCACCTGATCGCGCGCTCCATCAACTACACCGTGGAAGCGGCGGTGGTGTTCAACGACAGCGCGGCAGCCACCGAAGCCCTCAGCCTGATCGCCTCCACCGAAGAGGTGGCCCAGGCCGAAGTCTTCGACGCCAATGGCAAGTTGCTGGCGCAGTGGATACGCCCGGATACCGGCATGCTCTCGCGGGTTGAGCTGGAACTGGCGCACACCTTGCTCGAACAACCCATCAGCCAGCCGATCCTCCACCAAGGGCGAGCCATCGGCAGCACTCACCTCACGGGTCACGGTGGCAGCCTGCTCCGCTTCCTGCTCAGCGGCCTGGCCGGGATCCTCATCTGCACCGCGCTCAGCGCGTGGATCGCCCTGCACTTGGCGCGACGCTTGTTACGCGGTATCACCGGCCCACTGCAAAGCCTCGCCGCCGTGGCCCACGCCGCCCGCAGCGAGCGCGACTTCGACCGCCGCGTACCACCGGCAAAAATCGCCGAACTCGACAGCCTGGGCAGTGACTTCAACGCCCTGCTCGGCGAGATGGAGGCCTGGCAGAACCACCTGCAAAGCGAAAACGAATCCCTTGCCCATCAGGCCAACCACGACAGCCTCACCGGCCTGCCCAACCGCGCGTTCTTCGAAGGCCGATTGATCCGTGCCCTGCGCAGCGCGGCCAAGGCCAAAGAGCAGGTGGCAGTGCTTTACCTCGACAGCGATCGCTTCAAAGAGATCAATGACAGCTTTGGCCACGCGGCCGGTGACGCCGTGCTCGTGGCCGTCGCCGAACGTGTACGGGCCCAGCTGCGTGAGGATGACCTGGTGGCGCGCCTGGGCGGTGACGAGTTCGCCATCCTGCTGGCGCCGCTGCACAAGGTAGAAGACGCCCACCGCATCGCCGACAAGATCATCGCCAGCATGGACCAGCCCATCCCCGTGCCCGGCAACACTCAGGTATTGACCTCCCTCAGTATTGGCATCGCCATCTACCCTGATCATGGCGCCACACCCGGCACCTTGCTCAATGCTGCCGACGCGGCGATGTACCAGGCCAAACGTTTGTCCTCGGGCGGCCAGCAAACGGCAGAGTCGGAGCCCTCCGCCGCCAACGTTCACCACAGGAGCTGA
- a CDS encoding YfiR family protein has product MNVAVSPTERSLSWRRLLLVAVLCVLTPHAFAQASDPAGLAAQRAQAVTQVVLGILSYARWPVEPAQLRLCIVGPTQYTDDLIKGTTQATGRPVVVQRLLASHSDIVNACDAVYIGKLSADERGQMFTSLIGHPVLSISEGGDQCTVGSLFCLRVGDEQVSFEVNLDSVARSGVRIHPSVLQLSRRRAPAP; this is encoded by the coding sequence ATGAACGTGGCTGTCTCGCCCACAGAGCGCAGTTTGAGCTGGAGACGCCTGCTGCTGGTGGCGGTCCTGTGTGTGCTTACGCCACACGCTTTTGCCCAGGCATCCGACCCCGCAGGCCTTGCCGCGCAACGCGCCCAGGCGGTCACCCAAGTGGTACTGGGTATCCTCAGTTATGCGCGCTGGCCGGTTGAGCCTGCGCAATTGCGCCTGTGTATCGTCGGCCCGACCCAATACACCGACGACCTGATCAAAGGCACCACACAGGCTACCGGCCGTCCGGTCGTGGTGCAGCGTCTGCTGGCCAGCCATTCGGATATCGTCAACGCGTGCGATGCGGTGTACATCGGAAAACTCAGTGCCGATGAGCGTGGTCAGATGTTTACCTCGTTGATCGGTCATCCGGTGCTCAGCATCAGCGAAGGCGGCGACCAGTGTACGGTGGGAAGCCTGTTCTGCCTGCGGGTGGGGGATGAGCAGGTGTCCTTCGAGGTCAACCTCGACTCCGTGGCGCGCAGCGGCGTGCGCATTCACCCCAGCGTGCTGCAGTTGTCCCGTCGTCGAGCGCCTGCGCCATGA